ataatataaatatgaagGAAGCAAGAAAGAGTAAACAAAAAATCAAGTTTAGCAGACAGCAGTAAGTAAGATACGATGAATGAAACGAGAAAAGAGATTATTCCTAGTTTTGTTTGCAGTAGAAACTAGAAAATTGAATCTGACCACTCCAGCAAGGAACAAACGTTAAACAAGTTGCCTGGCTGGTAGGACGCACGTGTCTATAGACAGGTGTTTACACCTTcagaaagataaaaagaaatcagGATTTATTAATATTGTTTGGAATATTATGTGTCTCCTAAGAAACAGTTTTGCTGGTGGTGATGATTGTacattcctttttaattttttcttggaAATGTTTATGGAGATTAATTCATGAtagttttttaagttattactaaaaaaagtacatgttctatttttcaatttgaaggttttgcaaaagaaaaaatctaacaaatacttattttattctGTTTGCAAATTTATGAGAggaaagttattttaattcacaGAAGAAATCGATCTTTtgtaaattctaaattaaatctattttttattgattctaAACACAGTGATAGTGCTCACTTTGTATTCGCAACAATTAACTAACTATTTTCTTGGTGAAATTTTTTTGCATTGCCCGGTTAGGTTTTACattgtcttttttattatatatacaatGACTACAGACTGCTATACTCCATTAGCTCAACCTAGTGgggtttttatttattatattgtcTTTTTAATCCTTTTAGAATAAACAGATAGTGTCGAGACTCAAATCCGCTCTCTTCATACGCAACTTTAAGATCTGATATATTCAAAAGTatgtatgaaatttaaaatcaatttgatatattcaatttaagatctgatataatcaatttaatcaCATATTACGTTTACGATTGATATCACCGAACGACGGCATATCGAGACTCAAATCCGCTCTCTCTTCATACGCAACTTTGCCAAGAAGAACCGTGTTTCTGCTAAATTCTCATCACGTATCGTCCAACCAATGGGATTATGGAGATGCTGCCATGTTCTAGATCTCCTCCCAATTTTGATTGAGTTatataaacttgatttatacttttGTAGATTTGGATGCATGCTCGAACCTCCAAGGTACCAACTTGAGAACAAAATTTCAGCTATTGgagaacaaaatttaatatgtttCTGGTTCTAAGTCTAAAGTAATAAAGTTGTTTTGCATAATTACACTTTGAGTGTTAAGATCGAGGACGCATCTCAAATAGTTATCGTGCAAGATGGTTGGAGACTGAAAACTGGCGTTGGGGTAAATAATGGTCGACATATTTTGACGCAATAAACAAGTATTCacaatttcaaaacaaaaagaaataagcaATGAAATAAATTGCTTCTAATGTTATTCTGGTCTGATCTATTGTTCGATGCTTACAAGCAATGGCAAAGCGGCGAACAGCTTTCCGGCGACGTGAAAGACTGTCAACGTGATGATGgagaaattgtttttaaattttacataatcCTAAACATGATTTGAGAAGATATACGGTTaaattggattttaaatttGTCCACGATATGCAGTTACCTTCAATTATACCagattttttaaactttttttacaaCAAGTTTAAAGTATAATAACGGCGTTAACTTGTTATGTGTGGTCTTTATGTCATCAGGTGTCACGTAATGACCGGTGactgattgataaaaaaattgtattactaATTAAACGTGTTTGataattcaaatatattataaatgaaacagttttttttataacaatccaaaatttaaaacttgtgattaaaattgaacaattaattttgtttttaattactaaattttGCTTTATTTGTAGTACGAGGatgtattttaaaagataaacgaaatttataatagttattaattaataaattattgtaaaacttgaattattttagtttaagaaAGCCCCGACATCTATAGGTACATAGTGTGCTAAAGAAGTACACTGCTCatgtagtatatatatataaaaaaatacagcaCTCCTTGTTTTTATTGGGAAACCTAATGACAAGtaccttactttttttttaacaatgagGCCAGAGGCCCAAACTAACTACCAAGACCAAAGCTACATAAGTTGACACTTGCTATTTACATAGTCTATTTTTCTAAGTACACCCCCATTCCTTccctttactttttatttatccattataccattttcattataaaattagaataataaaaaaatgaatttgtgaCTAGATAAACCAAACTAAACAGTACCTATTCTAAAATATAGTTCtggaaattattttgttttagctAAAACTAGTTGGATTTCAGTCTTTAAGTATTGGATGCCCAAAAGGGGGAAACTTTTGCTCTTTTACAGTTTTACAATATATGCTGTGGTTCGTTGAGCTTGGTATACAATCTGCTATTTTTGAGACATACCGATTGTAAGTTGGTTGGTTGTGCAGAAGAGAATTTCTCAGAATGTGGAGCttttattaatcatattagGGGAGCTGATTGGAGCTAATATATTCTAGCTATGGCATCGATCATCAACTCTAgtcatcacattttttttcttgtattccACAATGTATTTACATTTACAGCTCCGTTGCTATGAAGATGAATTGATTttgttcttgtaaaaaaaaaaaacttctgattttttttgtattatgatttttttaacccTTCTTGTTTGTGcatgtttgaattattttttctaaatattataatttgattaatggaaaaAGTATTAGTGTTATTGTTTAAACTTGTTTATGGCAACCCAAATTTTGAggcttataataattaaaattctaaccattaatatttttaattagtttttatttttctatttagatTTAACTCATTGAGAGagataagttattttaaaaaattgtgattttttattttgaacaactaattaatttaaatataaaattaagtattataaataatttcctacttcatttttgggattttctatcaaaaaaatctttcaaacaATCAAATGAAATAGTATATCATTTTAACACTAATCTTTATCTAAGATATCCAACTATAAAATTTATTCATACaatcaattataatattaatgaataatatttatattctattattaaaacaatatattttattgttagtaATACGGACACATTTTCGATGAATAAAGAACTATATcagttatataatattttttataatagaatctataatactatttttcctctatctctttttattatatcaattgttttttttattcacaatttCATTTATCCACAATTGAAAGACAGGACTCAAAACAAATTTCCATTCTCAAATTCCTATAAAATACTCTATTAATATACagagttacaaaaaaaaaataatactacttataattactttattagtttttgttttggcTTAAGTCAAACTCTGGGAAATCCATCTAAGAACTCGATAATGTCTAGTTCAAATagcatttctctttttttcagtTATCTGAAGTCTATTTATAAAAGGGTTGCCACATTAGGATCTATTTCTTCAAATAGGAACTATTAAACCacttttagagaaaataattttatcatatgtttatttttatttgtttccaaCTCTTTTGACTTTATCCTAGTTGATAACAATGGACTTGTTTTCATTACCAACAATTATCTCTCGGTcatgaaaacaaatttgaataagaatataatatttgattaaattaaattatctaattttatcatcaaataaagtatttttacacaaattaaaatactcaTTTATGTGTGATTTCGTTAGTTCAATATTAAGTCAGtattaattcataattaatttactaattaaGGTAGACGTCTGACAACTAGAATTATTCATGAGTTGAATTGGTTTGAGTTTAGAGTAAAATAAAATCCGAACCAATTATCTTTAATTGAGTTGGTGGtggttgaattttgaattttttttaactggattatgaaaaatattaggGCGGTGTTTAAAGAAGTTTGCAGGAAGTCAAGACGATAAGATTCATgtgcattatttttcttcaatacaTAACAGAACTGTTCAAGATTACTTATTAGGGCTATTGTTAGTACAGATGGCAATGCAAAGGAAAAACCAGCAAAATCATCAAATGAAGCCAAAAATAAAGCTGCTGCCGAACCAGATATTACTATCACAAGGCTTGATATCCGGGTTGGCCTCATAAAAAAAGCTCAAAAACTTCTTGATGCAGATGAACTATATGTTGAAGAGATTGACATTGGTGAAGAACAGACCAGAAATGTTGTCAGTGGGCTTGTCAAATTTATACCACTTGATGAAATGCAGGTTTTTGTATAATCAGAAATTCCATATTCTGTTAATATAAAGTTGTGCAGGTACTATTTTAACTACTGATTAATTAATGCTAATAACTTTCTTCAGAACCGAAAAGTCTGTGTTCTTTGCAACCTAAAGCCAGCAACCAGGAAGGGCATTAAGGTAAGGAAAAACACAATACCTGTATATTAGGGGGGGTGTTGATCTATTCTGTCAGCTCTTTAAATTACATTACACTGTGTTATTATGGTGTTAGTATAGCTAATGTTTTGATTATAAGATGTAGTATGattgaatgtgttgagtgtttaTGATTAAAAAGATATTGCTTGATTACATGATGACACTTGGTAAGTGCTAATTGAAAGACAATAGGGTTCTCCAAGATTATAATTTGTACTGTTCCATTTTCATCTCTGACTGAGGCAAGAGTAGTCAAGTACTAAATATCTGATTGCTGTGCTCCCTCCAGTTTGAGTTGGTTGAGCCTCCCAGTTCGGCTCAACCAGGAGAAAGAATTACATTCCCAGGGTATGAAGGTAGCTAATCCTGATGAACTCTTCAACTCAAAGAAGAAAGTTTGGGAAACATTGCGAGTCGATTTGCACACAAATGAGGAACTGGTGGCATGCTACAAAAATATTCCACTCACCTCATCAGCTAGACAACGAGttcaaaaaaaggaaattaaaaaagaaaataatttgctttttttttatctgttgcCTTTTTTATTTGCCGTAAATGTAGAATTTGCTTTGTGTAATTTGACATTTTGACGTGCTTTCTTATTCTTCATTTTAACTGCTGCC
The nucleotide sequence above comes from Glycine soja cultivar W05 chromosome 11, ASM419377v2, whole genome shotgun sequence. Encoded proteins:
- the LOC114376877 gene encoding probable methionine--tRNA ligase gives rise to the protein MLFWSDLLFDAYKQWQSGEQLSGDVKDCQRDDGEINCSRLLIRAIVSTDGNAKEKPAKSSNEAKNKAAAEPDITITRLDIRVGLIKKAQKLLDADELYVEEIDIGEEQTRNVVSGLVKFIPLDEMQNRKVCVLCNLKPATRKGIKFELVEPPSSAQPGERITFPGYEGS